A window of Zingiber officinale cultivar Zhangliang chromosome 5A, Zo_v1.1, whole genome shotgun sequence contains these coding sequences:
- the LOC121982106 gene encoding uncharacterized protein LOC121982106 codes for MGPEWDPLPLWGQVGDLRLSLVFLYLTRVRLPISPKNYKHTVKQTEQIQLRFLISSSFTSTTMSSIGRGRGPPSFPCPDHLVSMLKMATLKLRRLCYNLRWPLRRRRPHQSRHDISEPTLGPIRLATFNAAMFSMAPVVSASLQEELDLRCKSANDRPRGILKQPSMAKAKLRVSINLPDNEISVERSKKLSSRQLNPAVGEGASHAWKGKAPASDGPAGGSSSFRGGGSNRSILDVLREVGADIIGLQNVKAEEEKGMRPLSELAEGLGMKYVFAESWAPEYGDAILSKWPIKRWKVQKMLDDRDFRNVLKATIEVPKAGDINFLCTHLDHLDENWRMKQINTILRSTEGPHILAGCLNSLDETDYSSERWADIVKYYEEMGKPTPKVEVMKYLTGKHYLDAKNFAGECEAVVVVVKGQDVQGTCKYGTRVDYILASPNSPYKFVPGSYGVLSSKGTSDHHIVKVDIVISQTDPNNDGHQEKQPKVVKIDSSSSNKGIW; via the exons ATGGGCCCAGAGTGGGACCCTCTCCCTCTTTGGGGGCAGGTGGGTGATCTCCGATTATCTCTAGTCTTTCTCTATCTTACTAGAGTGCGGCTGCCCATTTCCCCAAAAAACTACAAGCACACTGTGAAACAAACAGAGCAAATCCAACTCCGTTTCTTGATTTCTTCGTCCTTTACTTCGACGACCATGTCATCGATCGGAAGAGGAAGAGGACCACCATCTTTCCCCTGCCCGGATCACCTCGTCTCCATGCTAAAAATGGCAACTTTAAAGCTCCGCCGTCTCTGCTACAACCTCCGGTGGCCACTCCGCCGCCGCCGACCCCATCAGTCCCGCCATGACATCTCCGAGCCGACGCTAGGTCCAATTCGGCTGGCCACGTTCAACGCCGCCATGTTCTCGATGGCGCCGGTCGTGTCGGCGTCGTTGCAGGAGGAGCTCGACCTCCGCTGCAAGTCCGCCAACGACCGGCCGCGAGGCATACTAAAGCAGCCGAGCATGGCGAAAGCCAAGCTGAGGGTGTCCATCAATCTCCCCGACAACGAGATCTCCGTGGAGAGAAGCAAGAAGCTGAGCTCCCGGCAACTGAATCCCGCCGTGGGCGAGGGCGCAAGCCACGCGTGGAAAGGGAAGGCCCCTGCTTCCGATGGCCCCGCTGGCGGTTCGAGTTCCTTCCGTGGCGGTGGGAGCAACAGGAGTATACTGGATGTGCTGAGGGAGGTGGGGGCCGACATAATTGGGCTGCAGAACGTGAAggcggaagaggagaaggggatgCGGCCGCTGTCGGAACTGGCCGAGGGACTGGGGATGAAGTATGTGTTCGCCGAGAGCTGGGCACCGGAATACGGCGACGCCATACTCTCCAAGTGGCCGATCAAGCGGTGGAAGGTGCAGAAAATGTTGGATGATAGAGATTTCAG GAATGTGCTGAAAGCCACAATCGAGGTCCCGAAAGCAGGAGATATAAATTTCCTATGCACCCATCTCGATCACCTCGATGAGAATTGGAGGATGAAACAAATAAATACGATACTAAGATCAACTGAAGGGCCTCACATTTTGGCTGGTTGCCTCAATTCTCTTGATGAAACAGACTACTCTTCGGAAAGATGGGCTGATATTGTAAAG TATTATGAAGAGATGGGGAAGCCAACACCAAAAGTTGAGGTGATGAAGTATTTGACAGGGAAACATTACTTGGATGCCAAGAACTTTGCAGGGGAATGTGAAGCAGTTGTCGTAGTGGTCAAGGGCCAAG ATGTGCAAGGGACATGTAAATATGGGACAAGAGTTGATTACATCCTTGCATCACCAAACTCACCCTACAAATTTGTCCCTGGCTCTTATGGCGTCCTTTCGTCAAAAGGGACTTCAGACCACCACATTGTGAAGGTTGACATTGTAATATCCCAGACTGATCCAAACAATGATGGGCACCAAGAGAAGCAACCGAAAGTTGTAAAGATCGACTCCTCTTCGTCTAATAAAGGGATCTGGTAG
- the LOC121980087 gene encoding uncharacterized protein LOC121980087 produces MEAWLVQEVVNVQLHRAVGIVASALEVLRDLMHQLPERQLPDQPLRAILVLSDLSLNTTMPGKKWCGFFTPLVAGSDFLGTLLPVDFAPSASSETPLCICRRIGCRVGDEAFTNSGMHNWRKAMELFNTHVGGVASAHNDARTQLEAFQNQRQSVSHLLQAQGRGMEIAYSTRLTKAIDELFAKHKLSLSRLRGQGYDGASNMRGAKSNRIVSDFFQYVTMIKGDIVSGKGKNQEISLKRPGDTHWGSHYMTIIRLMSTWTSVLQVLENMYDDGTNDDNNNIAASLIDKMESYEFVFVMHLMKSLLGITNELSLALQQKDQNIVLAISLIKTMKVLDMMVQEMNNRFSESSTEVLTCIVCLDPKDSFSQFNISKLLRLAELYPEDFSLTDRVILEDQLETYIQNVRGEFSMIEDLGSLAKKMVETGNNTVFSLVYRLIELALVLPVATASVERVFSAMKIIKTDFRNRMGDEWMNDSLIVYIEKDIFATIENEQILQHFQ; encoded by the exons ATGGAGGCATGGCTGGTGCAGGAAGTTGTCAATGTTCAGCTTCATAGGGCGGTTGGAATTGTAGCATCTGCTCTTGAAGTCCTACGCGATCTCATGCACCAGTTGCCAGAACGACAACTTCCGGATCAGCCACTCCGTGCTATTCTGGTACTTTCGGATCTCTCCCTCAACACCACCATGCCTGGAAAGAAGTGGTGTGGCTTCTTTACGCCACTAGTCGCGGGATCTGACTTCCTAGGCACCTTGCTGCCAGTAGACTTCGCACCATCTGCTTCGTCTGAAACACCATTATGTATATGTAGAAGAAT AGGATGTCGAGTTGGAGATGAGGCATTTACTAATTCAGGGATGCATAATTGGAGAAAAGCAATGGAATTATTTAATACGCATGTTGGTGGTGTAGCTAGTGCTCACAATGATGCAAGAACACAACTTGAGGCTTTTCAAAATCAACGACAAAGTGTGTCACATTTGCTACAAGCACAGGGACGTGGAATGGAGATTGCATATAGCACTCGATTAACG AAGGCTATTGATGAATTGTTTGCAAAACATAAGTTGTCATTATCAAGATTAAGAGGTCAAGGATATGACGGAGCTTCAAATATGCGAG GTGCTAAAAGCAATCGAATTGTGAGTGATTTCTTCCAATATGTTACTATGATT AAAGGAGATATTGTTAGTGGTAAAGGAAAAAATCAGGAGATCAGTTTAAAACGACCAGGGGATACTCATTGGGGTTCACATTACATGACTATTATCCGTTTGATGTCTACATGGACTTCTGTTTTACAAGTGCTTGAAAATATGTATGATGATGGCACTaatgatgataataataatatcGCCGCCAGTTTGATTGATAAGATGGAGAGTTATGAATTTGTGTTTGTGATGCATTTGATGAAATCTTTATTGGGAATCACAAATGAATTGTCACTTGCCTTACAACAAAAGGATCAAAACATTGTACTAGCTATCAGTTTGATCAAGACAATGAAA GTTCTTGATATGATGGTTCAAGAGATGAATAATCGGTTTTCAGAATCAAGTACGGAGGTACTTACTTGCATTGTTTGCTTAGATCCAAAGGACTCTTTTTCTCAATTTAATATTAGTAAGCTACTCCGCCTTGCTGAACTTTATCCGGAGGACTTTTCATTGACTGATCGTGTAATACTTGAGGACCAACTTGAGACTTACATTCAAAATGTGCGAGGTGAATTTTCTATGATTGAAGATTTGGGAAGTCTTGCTAAAAAGATGGTTGAAACGGGCAATAATACAGTTTTTTCATTGGTTTATCGTTTGATCGAGTTAGCATTGGTTTTACCAGTTGCAACTGCTTCTGTTGAAAGGGTTTTTTCTGCTATGAAAATTATCAAGACTGATTTTCGTAATAGGATGGGGGATGAGTGGATGAATGACAGTTTGATAGTATACATCGAGAAGGATATTTTTGCCACAATTGAAAATGAACAAATTTTACAACATTTTCAATAG
- the LOC121983315 gene encoding probable protein phosphatase 2C 35 — protein MGCVHGKCFGRFKKFFCFSCSFDCLCCVSCSHCQASCTAAAGDDSFGDNEIAPSQLRGRCGLSHVLTGASLSAADVPSAGLRLHFSTLTQRGYYPDEPDRTNEDSFCVKLRLQGDPELHLFGVFDGHGKFGAQCSEFVRDKLPDFLAADARLPENPVEAFNSAFAATNRALRESAIDDSNSGTTAIAVLVRGDTLFVANVGDSRAVSGVRKDERVVAEELSSDQTPFRRDECERVKRCGARVLTIDQIDGVKDPNVECWDEKDPDPPRVWVQDGKYPGTAFTRSVGDATAESVGVVAVPEVKEVNITDDHAFFVIASDGVFQFLSSQAVVDMVSSFVDLRNACSAVAAESYKLWLEKDYRTDDITIIVVQIEDLSEISFPCIPSESVA, from the exons ATGGGTTGTGTTCACGGGAAGTGCTTTGGGCGCTTCAAGAAGTTCTTCTGCTTTAGCTGCAGTTTCGACTGCCTTTGCTGCGTTAGCTGCAGCCACTGTCAAGCCTCTTGCACCGCTGCCGCCGGCGACGACTCCTTCGGGGATAACGAAATCGCCCCCTCGCAGCTCCGCGGTCGCTGCGGCCTTTCCCACGTTCTCACCGGCGCATCGCTTAGCGCCGCCGATGTTCCCTCCGCCGGCCTCCGCCTGCACTTCTCCACCCTCACGCAGCGCGGTTACTACCCCGACGAGCCGGATAGAACCAACGAGGACAGCTTCTGCGTGAAGCTGCGCCTGCAGGGCGACCCCGAGCTCCACCTCTTCGGCGTCTTCGACGGCCACGGCAAGTTCGGCGCGCAGTGCTCCGAGTTCGTCCGCGACAAGCTCCCGGACTTCCTCGCCGCCGATGCGCGACTGCCGGAGAACCCCGTAGAAGCCTTTAACTCGGCCTTCGCCGCCACGAATCGCGCTCTGCGCGAGAGCGCGATCGACGACAGTAACAGCGGCACGACGGCGATCGCGGTGCTGGTGCGTGGCGACACGCTGTTCGTGGCCAACGTGGGGGATTCCCGGGCGGTGTCGGGAGTCAGGAAAGATGAGCGTGTGGTCGCAGAGGAGCTGTCGAGCGACCAGACCCCATTCCGGCGGGACGAATGCGAGAGGGTGAAGCGGTGTGGCGCGCGGGTGTTGACGATCGATCAAATAGACGGCGTGAAGGATCCGAACGTGGAGTGCTGGGACGAGAAGGACCCCGACCCGCCGAGGGTGTGGGTGCAGGACGGGAAGTATCCGGGGACGGCCTTCACCAGGAGCGTGGGGGATGCAACAGCAGAGAGTGTCGGCGTGGTCGCCGTGCCGGAGGTGAAGGAGGTGAACATCACGGACGACCATGCGTTCTTTGTAATAGCCAGCGATGGGGTTTTCCAGTTCCTCTCCAGTCAAGCTGTAGTCGACATG GTTTCTAGTTTCGTGGATCTGAGGAACGCTTGCTCGGCGGTTGCTGCTGAATCGTACAAGTTGTGGTTAGAGAAAGACTATCGGACCGATGATATAACAATCATCGTCGTGCAGATCGAAGATTTGTCCGAGATCAGTTTCCCTTGCATTCCCAGTGAGTCAGTAGCTTGA
- the LOC121982104 gene encoding uncharacterized protein At4g15545-like produces the protein MAGAAAPPDFDLPEEVLSALPADPFELLDVARKITSIALASRISGLESEVSVLRLRLSERDDLVAELRAKLETLEASLSELSERLAHAQDEKETLLNDNASLSNTVKKLNRDVSRLEIFKKTLMQSLQEEDDSPQGIVARVAPKISETASFSNIDDEDTVLTPNRSSLQNQLSVSGNSAIEHGGSAEVDGSKESRPASFLSSLGGTPRLTPPGSPPRRHSISVATTRNMFDDRSSVFSSLPASHQSSVSSPFDPVSQTGRTRVDGKEFFRQVRNRLSYEQFSAFLSNVKELNAHKQSREETLRKAGEIFGPDNKDLYTIFEGLITRNLH, from the exons ATGGCAGGGGCGGCCGCGCCGCCCGACTTCGATCTGCCCGAGGAAGTGCTGTCGGCGCTGCCTGCCGACCCCTTCGAGCTGCTAGACGTGGCCCGCAAGATCACCTCCATCGCCCTAGCCTCCCGCATCTCGGGACTTGAGTCCGAGGTCTCCGTCCTCCGCCTCCGGCTCTCCGAGCGCGATGACCTCGTCGCAGAGCTCCGCGCCAAGCTCGAGACGCTCGAGGCTTCCCTCTCCGAGCTCTCCGAACGGCTCGCCCACGCCCAGGACGAAAAG GAGACGCTCTTGAATGATAACGCTTCTCTCTCCAACACTGTAAAGAAGCTCAACCGAGATGTGTCCAGG TTGGAAATTTTCAAGAAGACACTCATGCAATCACTTCAAGAAGAAGATGACAGTCCG CAAGGAATTGTTGCCAGAGTAGCGCCAAAGATTTCAGAAACAGCTAGTTTCTCTAATATTGATG ATGAGGATACTGTTTTAACCCCAAATAGGTCTTCCCTCCAAAACCAATTATCTGTATCTGGAAATTCTGCTATAGAGCATGGTGGTTCTGCTGAAGTAGATG GATCTAAAGAGAGCAGACCAGCTAGTTTTTTATCATCACTTGGTGGCACACCAAGACTTACTCCTCCAGGTTCACCCCCGAGGCGGCACTCCATCTCAGTTGCTACCACAAGGAACATGTTTGATGATAGGTCATCAGTATTTTCTTCCTTGCCAGCAAGTCACCAAAGCTCAGTGAGCTCTCCTTTTGATCCTGTGTCTCAAACAG GGCGAACTCGGGTTGATGGAAAAGAATTTTTTCGTCAAGTGCG GAATCGTTTGTCCTACGAGCAGTTCAGTGCATTCCTGTCCAATGTCAAAGAATTGAATGCTCACAAGCAGTCGAGAGAG GAAACGCTACGAAAGGCTGGGGAGATTTTTGGCCCAGACAACAAGGATCTCTATACCATATTCGAGGGCCTGATCACCCGTAATCTCCACTGA